From Sphingopyxis sp. USTB-05, the proteins below share one genomic window:
- a CDS encoding glutamate-5-semialdehyde dehydrogenase → MNAEALTAPPMPGDAVALIADMGARARAASKALALAPTANKAAGLVAAASQIRARAADILAANAEDMAAGQKNGLSGAMLDRLRLDDGRLGSIADAIDDVAALPDPSGAEIDRVTRPNGLVLSRVRVPLGVVGIIYESRPNVTADAAALGLMSGNAVILRGGSEAAHSNRAIHAAFAAGLVEVGLPADAVQLVPTQDRAAVGAMLRAQGLIDIIIPRGGKGLVARVQDEARVPVLAHLDGINHLYIDGAADPAKAVELAVNAKMRRTGVCGATETILIDRAYPAPLAIIEALVQAGCEVRGDKAVEALSPHVDAASAGDWDTEYLDAIVSIAMVDGLSGALAHIDAHSSKHTDAIVTEDAATAERFLTGVDSAIVMHNASTQFADGGEFGLGAEIGIATGRLHARGPVALEGLTTYKWLVRGTGQVRR, encoded by the coding sequence ATGAACGCCGAAGCCCTCACCGCCCCGCCGATGCCCGGCGATGCCGTCGCCCTGATCGCCGACATGGGCGCGCGTGCGCGCGCCGCGTCGAAAGCGCTCGCGCTCGCGCCGACGGCGAACAAGGCCGCGGGACTGGTTGCTGCGGCATCGCAAATTCGTGCGCGGGCGGCCGACATTCTGGCCGCCAATGCCGAAGACATGGCCGCTGGACAAAAGAACGGCCTGTCCGGCGCGATGCTCGACCGGCTGCGGCTCGACGATGGACGGCTGGGCTCTATTGCAGATGCGATCGACGATGTTGCGGCGCTGCCCGACCCCTCGGGCGCCGAGATCGACCGCGTGACGCGGCCTAACGGTCTGGTGCTGAGTCGCGTGCGCGTGCCGCTCGGCGTTGTCGGCATCATCTATGAAAGCCGCCCCAATGTGACCGCCGATGCGGCGGCGCTCGGGCTGATGTCCGGCAACGCCGTGATCCTGCGCGGCGGCAGCGAGGCAGCGCATTCGAACCGCGCGATCCACGCGGCGTTCGCGGCGGGGCTGGTCGAGGTTGGGCTGCCCGCCGATGCGGTGCAGCTCGTCCCGACGCAGGACCGCGCTGCGGTTGGCGCGATGCTTCGCGCGCAGGGACTGATCGACATCATCATCCCGCGCGGCGGCAAGGGCCTCGTCGCGCGCGTGCAGGACGAGGCGCGCGTGCCCGTGCTCGCGCATCTCGACGGGATCAACCACCTGTATATCGACGGCGCCGCCGATCCCGCAAAAGCGGTCGAGCTTGCGGTCAACGCCAAGATGCGCCGCACCGGCGTCTGCGGCGCGACCGAGACGATCCTGATCGACCGCGCCTATCCCGCACCGCTCGCCATCATCGAGGCATTGGTGCAGGCGGGTTGCGAAGTGCGCGGCGACAAGGCCGTCGAGGCGCTGAGCCCGCATGTCGACGCCGCATCGGCCGGCGACTGGGACACCGAATATCTCGACGCGATCGTATCGATCGCCATGGTCGACGGACTTTCCGGCGCACTAGCACATATCGACGCGCATTCGAGCAAGCACACCGACGCGATCGTCACCGAGGATGCCGCGACCGCCGAGCGTTTCCTCACCGGCGTCGACAGCGCGATCGTGATGCACAATGCCTCGACGCAATTCGCCGACGGCGGTGAATTCGGCCTCGGCGCCGAAATCGGCATCGCCACCGGCCGCCTCCACGCCCGCGGGCCCGTCGCGCTCGAAGGGCTGACGACCTATAAATGGTTGGTACGTGGGACGGGGCAGGTCCGGCGTTGA
- a CDS encoding DUF3667 domain-containing protein: MSGDIEGIGAAVTAGLAGHTVEPGHGGAAHGQAPLRCLNCGTSLAGSHCHHCGQRADVHRSFSAIGHDLVHAIFHFEGKIWNTLPLLSWRPGDLTRRYIHGERARFISPLALFLFAVFLTYAVLAMVGSGGGVGEGLSKAAAEQTRTTAIKDSMQAEVDRVDAELVRKDLSADKRRELETERDVLQKSADYLGVARSRSKTERAADRAAGPPVLENPVTQVKTSADFISQNKIDTGVPFIDHGLKKAFANPALVLYKLQANAYKFAWALIPLSLPFMWLLFPFSRRFHTYDHFVFVTYSISFMLLLFVVVRLLNLTIIGDVATFFAMLYVPFHMYRQLRGAYRSSRFGSLVRAALLLFFSLFSVIWFMLLLLALGISG, from the coding sequence ATGAGCGGGGATATTGAAGGCATCGGGGCGGCGGTGACCGCCGGTTTGGCGGGGCATACGGTCGAGCCAGGGCACGGTGGTGCCGCGCACGGCCAAGCGCCGCTGCGCTGTCTGAATTGCGGCACCAGCCTAGCGGGCTCGCATTGCCATCATTGCGGACAGCGCGCGGACGTGCATCGCAGTTTCAGCGCGATCGGACACGACCTCGTCCACGCGATCTTTCATTTCGAAGGCAAGATCTGGAATACGCTGCCACTCCTCAGTTGGCGGCCCGGCGACCTGACGCGTCGCTATATCCACGGTGAACGCGCGCGCTTCATCTCGCCGCTCGCGCTGTTCCTGTTCGCCGTCTTTCTGACCTATGCGGTGCTCGCGATGGTCGGCAGCGGCGGCGGGGTCGGCGAGGGGTTGAGCAAGGCGGCGGCCGAACAGACGCGCACGACCGCGATCAAGGACAGTATGCAGGCCGAGGTCGACCGGGTCGACGCCGAGCTGGTCCGGAAGGACCTGTCCGCCGACAAGCGCCGGGAGTTGGAGACCGAACGCGATGTGCTGCAAAAAAGCGCCGACTATCTTGGCGTTGCGCGCAGCCGCAGCAAGACCGAACGCGCTGCCGATCGCGCCGCGGGGCCGCCCGTCCTCGAAAACCCCGTCACGCAGGTGAAGACGAGCGCCGATTTCATTTCGCAGAACAAGATCGATACCGGGGTGCCGTTCATCGATCACGGGCTGAAGAAGGCGTTCGCGAACCCCGCGCTCGTCCTCTATAAATTGCAGGCGAACGCCTATAAATTCGCCTGGGCGCTGATCCCGCTGTCGCTGCCGTTCATGTGGTTGCTCTTTCCTTTCAGCCGGCGCTTTCACACCTATGACCATTTCGTTTTCGTCACCTACTCGATCAGCTTCATGCTGCTCCTCTTCGTCGTCGTGCGCCTGCTGAACCTAACGATCATTGGCGATGTCGCGACTTTCTTTGCGATGCTCTATGTGCCCTTCCATATGTATCGCCAGCTTCGCGGCGCCTATCGCTCGTCGCGCTTCGGATCGCTTGTGCGCGCAGCGCTGCTGCTCTTTTTC